From the Nitrospirota bacterium genome, the window CCATTCACCGCGCAAAGGGGCTGGAGTGGTCCAGGGTATTTATGATCGGGCTTGCGGACGGCAGTTTTCCAACTTCAAAATCCATGGGCAGCCTTCAGGGGGAGGAAGAGGAGAGGAGGGTTTTTTACGTTGCCGTCACAAGGGCAAAGGACGAACTCTATCTCTGCTATCCTGTCATGGATGACAGATGGCAGGGCGGCTCCATTATAAAAAGGCCCTCTCAGTTTATCCAGGAGCTGCCGGAGAGGACTTACGAGAAGTGGGAGATAGAGGGACAGGAAGCCGGATAGAAAAAGTCGTCCCCCTGTCAGACGTTTTTTCAAGATGGATCTCGCCGTGATGCTGCTCAATAAGCTTTTTCGTGACCGCTAATCCAAGTCCGGTCCCTTTAGACTTTGTCGTAAAAAACGGCTTAAATATCCGGTCCTTCATTTTACCGGCAATCCCTGTTCCTGTATCGGAGACGGTTACCTCAATGGAATGCGTATCCGGCTGATAAAATGTTCTGAAGACCAATTCCCCGCCCGTTGGCATTGCGTCCACGGCATTTATTATCAGGTTTAAAAAAGCCTGCTGCAATTGAAAAGGGTCTGCCATTATTTCCGGCACCATGCCGTCAAATCCTTTTATGATCTTTACTTCTACTGCCCTTGAGGAGGGGCAGGCATGTTTTAGAGAAAACTCAATGGTCTTATCAAGGAGGTCATTAATATTTACGGTCATTAACTGAGGCTCGGACTGGGTGACGAATTTCAGGAGGCTGTTTATTGTCAGCTCTATCCTCGCCACCTCATCTATCGACTTTGATAAAATAATTCTGTCCTCTTCCGAAATGTCATATTCTTTATTGAGCAATTCAATAGATGTTTTGATGCCTGCCAGAGAATTCTTGATACCCTCGGACAGTCCCGTGGCCCATTCACCGATCAGTTTCATCTGCTCCACCCTTTGAAGCGCTTCCTCGATACGCTTGTGCTCCGTGACATCCTGGACCGTGCCGATCAACCTTGTACTCTCTCCCTTATCGTTACATATAGTCAGCATTCTGGCGCGGACAAACCTCTCTTCTCCGTCAGAACGAATGATCCTGTATTCAAGGCTTAAAGGCCAATTGCATGACGCTGTGGAAAAAATCGTGTCCTTTAACTTCTGCCTGTCATCAGGATGAACAAGGGCAAGAAAGTTGTCCACGGTAGGTTCAAAGCTCTCAGGGTCAACCCCGAAAATGCTGTACATTTCTTTGGACCAGAACCCCTTTAGATTGACAAGGTCTCTCTCCCAATGGCCCAGATGCGCAACCCCGGCGGCCTCCGCGTAACGCTCCTCGCTTTTCTTCAGCGCCTCTTCCATTTGCATGCGTTCGGTGATGTTTCTTACTATGTCCGTTGAGCCGGTCACTTTTCCATTCTCAAAGATCGCGGACGAGTTGATCTCTATATCCAGCCAGCTTCCGTCTTTTGCACGCATCTTCCCGGTAAAGTTTTTATAAGAGCCCCTGCTGCTTAACTCTCCAAACTTTTCCTTTAGCGCGGGGACCTGGTCCGGGCTGATTACATCAAGGATTTTCATTCTCAGAAATTCCTCTTTTGAATAACCGAATATCTCAACAGCCTTTTTGTTCACATCAATAAAATTGAAGTCCGGATCCAAAGTGAATATCGCGTCATTTGCGGACTCGACAATTCCCCGGTATTTCTTTTCTGACGCCCTTAGCGCCACCTCAGAGCTGCGAATGGCCCGGAGAAAGGTGATACGCAGAAATAAAAACCCTCCGAGCCATACAGGCAAAACTATTGCCGTTATGATCCCGGCGCGCATCACAACAGGATACAGGGAACGGACAATCTCAATCCGTCCCACGACTTTCCCGGAGTCAAAAAGTTTTGCGCTTTTCATAATGACCGGAGACTTCAGCGGGACCTCATTTTTGACGATCAGTTCATTTCGCGTGTTGTATACAAACCTTGACTCAGGGAGTGCCCCTTTCTTTTGCTGCGCTATAAGCTCTTCGATCCTCATTTGTTCGAATTCCCACATCAGGGGATTAGAGCTGATGATCTGCGTAATTGTGTTCGCCTTGATCTCGGCCTCGGTCTCAAGACTTCCTGATGTATTTTGATATGTAATAAGAAAATATCCGAGGGGGAAAATAACGGTCCCGCTAAACATAAGCGCGGTTGACAGCCAGGTAATGATGCGGGTCAATTTTGCGGTCTTCACAATTAGTTGTCAGGATTACCCGGCAATACCAAATGGCCGGATTCTTCCAATATCCTTCTGCCTTCATCTGAAAAGATAAAAGCAATAAATTCCCGGACGCGCCCGGGAGGCCCCGGTTTGACCACCAGGTATAATGACTTGGAAAGCGGATACCTGCCGTCCGCAAGTGATTTTACGCTTGGGAGTATGCCCTCGTAGGGAAGAATTTTTACGCGGCGTTTCTCAGAAATGATTTGCGCTAAAGTAGAGAAACCGACTGAACCGGAGACACGTTCAACCAGATCGGCGCAGTCCTGGTC encodes:
- a CDS encoding PAS domain S-box protein is translated as MKTAKLTRIITWLSTALMFSGTVIFPLGYFLITYQNTSGSLETEAEIKANTITQIISSNPLMWEFEQMRIEELIAQQKKGALPESRFVYNTRNELIVKNEVPLKSPVIMKSAKLFDSGKVVGRIEIVRSLYPVVMRAGIITAIVLPVWLGGFLFLRITFLRAIRSSEVALRASEKKYRGIVESANDAIFTLDPDFNFIDVNKKAVEIFGYSKEEFLRMKILDVISPDQVPALKEKFGELSSRGSYKNFTGKMRAKDGSWLDIEINSSAIFENGKVTGSTDIVRNITERMQMEEALKKSEERYAEAAGVAHLGHWERDLVNLKGFWSKEMYSIFGVDPESFEPTVDNFLALVHPDDRQKLKDTIFSTASCNWPLSLEYRIIRSDGEERFVRARMLTICNDKGESTRLIGTVQDVTEHKRIEEALQRVEQMKLIGEWATGLSEGIKNSLAGIKTSIELLNKEYDISEEDRIILSKSIDEVARIELTINSLLKFVTQSEPQLMTVNINDLLDKTIEFSLKHACPSSRAVEVKIIKGFDGMVPEIMADPFQLQQAFLNLIINAVDAMPTGGELVFRTFYQPDTHSIEVTVSDTGTGIAGKMKDRIFKPFFTTKSKGTGLGLAVTKKLIEQHHGEIHLEKTSDRGTTFSIRLPVPLSPTSRKSSPAAPG